A region from the Oceanidesulfovibrio marinus genome encodes:
- a CDS encoding tRNA1(Val) (adenine(37)-N6)-methyltransferase — MAVDKTTHTGRAQAEGTTGSAAEARAFFPRGLTQPEGAFRFSVDALLLACFARALRGGKEPMAADLGAGCGVVGLALALLREDVAVAGVEIEPTLAAAAHENAVRLGLEHRVRIVEADLATLRGGVSVAEESEKQGLALLGAESMDAVAANPPYREPGRGRRPAGDVRQGALSETRGSLDDFVSAAAFLLKNRGQAFFIFAADGAARLFQSLAAHRLEPKRVLAVHPYADKPARLVLVEARKNGGPELAWEPPLVMYEPSPSGGRGVLTSRARGFCPFMACNAIGDGPAGASENSSDNCPENRPEEGA, encoded by the coding sequence ATGGCCGTCGACAAGACTACTCATACAGGGCGCGCCCAGGCGGAGGGGACCACTGGTTCCGCCGCCGAGGCGCGCGCCTTTTTTCCTCGCGGGCTCACGCAGCCCGAAGGCGCGTTCCGCTTCTCCGTGGATGCGCTGTTGCTGGCCTGCTTTGCGCGGGCCCTGCGCGGCGGGAAGGAACCCATGGCGGCCGACCTGGGGGCCGGCTGCGGCGTGGTGGGGCTGGCTCTGGCCCTGCTGCGCGAGGACGTGGCCGTGGCCGGCGTGGAGATCGAGCCCACTCTGGCCGCCGCGGCGCATGAGAACGCCGTCCGGCTGGGACTGGAGCATCGCGTGCGCATTGTGGAAGCGGACCTCGCAACGCTGCGCGGTGGCGTGTCCGTTGCCGAGGAATCCGAAAAACAAGGACTGGCGCTGCTTGGTGCCGAGTCCATGGATGCTGTCGCGGCCAATCCGCCATATCGCGAGCCAGGCCGGGGACGCAGGCCTGCGGGCGATGTCCGCCAGGGCGCGCTGTCGGAAACGCGCGGCTCGCTCGACGACTTTGTCTCTGCCGCGGCCTTTCTGCTGAAAAACCGCGGCCAGGCGTTTTTCATCTTTGCGGCCGACGGCGCTGCCCGGTTGTTCCAGAGCCTGGCCGCCCACCGGCTGGAGCCCAAGCGCGTGCTCGCCGTGCATCCCTATGCGGACAAGCCGGCGCGGCTGGTGCTGGTGGAGGCGCGCAAGAACGGCGGGCCCGAGCTGGCCTGGGAGCCGCCCCTGGTGATGTATGAGCCGTCCCCATCCGGCGGCCGCGGCGTGCTGACATCCCGGGCGCGGGGCTTCTGCCCGTTCATGGCGTGTAATGCGATTGGTGATGGTCCGGCCGGGGCCTCGGAGAACAGCTCAGACAATTGCCCTGAGAACCGCCCGGAGGAGGGCGCATGA
- a CDS encoding sensor domain-containing protein: MIAPDKSDQIKILEKRVRSLIRDKDLAMSALETAVSISALHGGDTDPHSFLGSVLEHLESVLPSLASGFFMVDEETSDFVLRSFRPAASGDRIQQEMDALVKDRMFSYAVQRRTPVVVSSMDRSCQLVLQSVATASRIRGMFLAVLENDAAIADTILALLPVLLISTANSMESLETYRYIQSVNATLEATIERLEASEQQLMSHGKQLAKEVANRTCDLTRANEQLTEEVSERRKAQQALSLERDYITAVLDTAGALILVMDSNHTVLRCNSTCSEYFCTCGEKCGGARFLEFFVPEDVDHVRDRLRAVSQSLDGSARELFEATIVDDNGSRHTLSWSCSALPGPVGEPRQLIVSGIDISEKILAEQALRDSEARFRAVFMSAGLGIVLGGLDGVFIDANPAFCAMMGYSREEIPGLTIFDLTKPEDHGPDFHARLQRLLDDEISTLTSEKQYIRKDGSWVWGQSTLSCIRTMDGGTSYLIGMISDTSERKVLEEALRAAESTYRNIFENAVEGIFLAPVDGPYLRVNPAMAAIFGYSSPESIVQDVSSAMEQLFPDPETRAKCFHSLQEDGTVRHFESRTRGRNGEAIWISISARALSDASGAVVSLEGLAEDITERKAREQQLKRLATIDELTSIPNRHLFLDRFAEMIEQSSRLGLSIALLYIDLDDFKLVNDNHGHHIGDKVLSLAAERLRHRVRKTDIVARLGGDEFCVLISNPATGADVQAAATHIIATLSAPYTFEDFTCHIGVSIGIAMFPGDGDSSDELLRKADAAMYVAKRSGGNSFAVYTQDDDNAWG, encoded by the coding sequence ATGATCGCGCCGGACAAGAGCGACCAGATCAAAATTCTCGAAAAGCGGGTGCGCTCCCTTATCCGTGACAAGGACCTCGCCATGAGCGCCCTGGAGACTGCCGTCAGCATCAGCGCGCTCCATGGCGGCGACACCGACCCGCACTCCTTTCTGGGCTCCGTGCTGGAACATCTGGAGTCTGTGCTGCCGAGCCTGGCCTCCGGCTTCTTCATGGTGGACGAGGAGACCTCGGACTTCGTGCTCCGGTCGTTCCGCCCCGCCGCCTCCGGCGACCGGATTCAGCAGGAGATGGACGCACTGGTCAAGGACCGGATGTTCTCCTACGCCGTACAACGCAGAACGCCGGTGGTCGTCTCCTCCATGGACCGCTCCTGCCAGCTTGTGCTGCAGAGCGTGGCTACGGCATCCCGCATCCGGGGCATGTTCCTCGCCGTTCTGGAAAACGATGCTGCCATCGCCGACACTATCCTCGCGCTGCTGCCTGTACTGCTCATCTCCACGGCCAACTCCATGGAGAGCCTCGAGACCTACCGCTACATCCAGTCCGTGAACGCCACGCTGGAGGCGACCATCGAGCGGCTGGAGGCATCGGAACAGCAGCTCATGTCCCACGGCAAGCAGCTTGCCAAGGAGGTGGCCAACCGCACCTGCGACCTGACGCGCGCCAACGAGCAGCTCACCGAGGAGGTGAGCGAACGCCGCAAGGCGCAGCAGGCCCTGTCCCTGGAGCGCGACTACATCACCGCCGTGCTGGATACGGCGGGCGCGCTCATCCTGGTCATGGACTCCAACCACACGGTGCTGCGCTGCAACAGCACCTGCAGCGAGTACTTCTGCACATGCGGCGAGAAGTGCGGGGGGGCCCGTTTCCTGGAGTTCTTTGTCCCGGAGGACGTGGACCACGTCCGCGACCGACTCCGCGCCGTATCGCAATCCCTGGACGGCTCGGCCCGGGAGCTCTTCGAAGCCACGATTGTGGACGACAACGGATCGCGCCACACCCTCTCATGGTCGTGCTCCGCCCTGCCCGGTCCCGTTGGCGAGCCCAGACAGCTCATCGTCTCCGGCATCGACATCAGCGAGAAGATCCTGGCCGAGCAGGCCCTGCGAGACAGCGAGGCCCGCTTCCGCGCCGTATTCATGTCCGCCGGCCTCGGCATCGTTCTCGGCGGCCTGGATGGCGTGTTTATTGATGCGAACCCGGCCTTCTGCGCCATGATGGGCTACTCCCGCGAGGAGATCCCAGGGCTGACCATCTTCGACCTCACAAAGCCCGAGGACCACGGCCCGGATTTCCATGCGCGTCTGCAACGGCTCCTCGACGACGAAATTTCGACCCTGACAAGCGAAAAGCAGTACATTCGCAAGGATGGTTCCTGGGTCTGGGGCCAGTCCACACTGTCCTGCATCCGCACCATGGACGGCGGCACATCCTATCTTATCGGAATGATTTCAGACACATCCGAACGCAAGGTGCTGGAAGAAGCCTTGCGCGCCGCGGAGTCCACCTACCGCAACATCTTCGAGAACGCCGTGGAGGGCATCTTTCTCGCACCGGTGGACGGGCCGTATCTCAGAGTGAACCCGGCCATGGCCGCCATATTCGGCTACTCGTCTCCGGAGTCCATAGTCCAAGATGTCTCCTCGGCAATGGAGCAGCTTTTTCCGGACCCGGAAACCCGCGCCAAGTGCTTTCACAGCCTGCAAGAAGACGGAACGGTCAGGCACTTTGAAAGTCGCACCCGCGGACGCAACGGCGAGGCCATCTGGATATCCATCAGCGCCCGCGCCCTGAGCGACGCCTCCGGCGCCGTCGTCTCCCTGGAGGGACTGGCCGAGGACATCACGGAACGCAAGGCCCGCGAACAGCAGCTCAAGCGCCTTGCCACCATCGACGAGCTGACCAGTATCCCCAACCGCCACCTCTTTCTCGACCGCTTCGCCGAGATGATCGAGCAGTCCTCGCGCCTGGGGCTCTCCATCGCCCTGCTGTACATCGATCTCGACGACTTCAAGCTGGTCAACGACAACCACGGCCACCACATTGGCGACAAGGTGCTCTCCCTGGCGGCGGAACGGTTGCGCCACAGGGTCCGCAAGACCGACATTGTGGCCCGCCTCGGCGGCGACGAGTTCTGCGTGCTGATCTCCAACCCGGCCACCGGCGCGGACGTCCAGGCCGCGGCCACGCACATCATCGCCACACTCTCCGCCCCATACACCTTCGAAGACTTCACCTGCCACATTGGCGTGTCCATCGGCATCGCCATGTTCCCTGGCGACGGCGACTCCTCGGACGAGCTGCTGCGCAAGGCGGACGCCGCCATGTACGTCGCAAAACGCAGCGGCGGCAACAGCTTCGCCGTCTACACGCAAGACGACGACAACGCCTGGGGCTAG
- a CDS encoding EFR1 family ferrodoxin (N-terminal region resembles flavodoxins. C-terminal ferrodoxin region binds two 4Fe-4S clusters.): protein MNIAIAFFSATGNTRAMARIIRNNFKALSAKVDLHDVTVPAARQKGVDLSAYDAAVFGSPVHSLRAPQLMRDWLATLDGNGMRCAMFFTFGGFMAHPAHHSTAEILKRRGFTVVASAEFPGKHTYNLGGWRAFPDRPDDRERDLAARYAEAAYNRFAGNDPGELSDLPQGPFSEAELTHFESFRFKMVSKLPTRDGTECSLCGLCEEICPSGAMNHATGIADPHACIACLGCVAACPENALVINSTRESWQPKLSMSNTTEAELNAQTGKIYL from the coding sequence ATGAACATCGCCATCGCGTTTTTCTCTGCCACAGGCAATACCAGGGCCATGGCCCGGATCATCCGGAACAACTTCAAGGCCCTTTCCGCCAAGGTGGACCTTCATGATGTAACCGTTCCGGCTGCCAGACAAAAGGGCGTTGATCTGTCGGCTTACGACGCAGCCGTCTTCGGCTCCCCGGTCCACTCCCTTCGCGCCCCCCAATTGATGCGCGACTGGCTTGCCACCCTGGACGGGAATGGCATGCGCTGCGCCATGTTCTTCACCTTCGGCGGGTTCATGGCCCATCCCGCCCACCACTCAACCGCCGAGATACTGAAGCGCCGCGGTTTCACGGTGGTCGCGTCGGCGGAGTTTCCGGGCAAGCACACCTACAACCTGGGCGGCTGGCGTGCTTTTCCGGACCGCCCGGACGACAGAGAACGCGACCTCGCCGCCCGGTATGCAGAGGCCGCGTACAACCGCTTTGCCGGGAACGATCCTGGCGAGCTCTCCGACCTGCCCCAGGGGCCTTTCAGCGAGGCGGAGCTGACGCACTTCGAGTCCTTCAGGTTCAAAATGGTGAGCAAGCTGCCCACCAGGGATGGAACCGAGTGCAGCCTGTGCGGCCTGTGTGAGGAAATCTGCCCGTCCGGCGCCATGAACCACGCCACCGGTATAGCTGATCCCCACGCCTGCATCGCCTGCCTCGGCTGCGTGGCCGCCTGCCCGGAAAACGCACTCGTCATCAACAGCACCAGGGAGTCCTGGCAGCCCAAGCTCTCCATGAGCAACACCACCGAGGCGGAGCTCAACGCCCAGACGGGAAAAATCTATCTGTAA
- a CDS encoding metallophosphoesterase — MTVYESQEPYTGVLFFTDPHLAATPPFERRENYLEHVLAKISACLELAQERQLLPVLLGDLFHRNPGDVHRVLRRAFEVLGPYAGTKFRPWVLQGNHDQWEGASPEDSCLTVTALAGMIHLMDTSGIHCRFDAAGHRVALGGTPYGSPHPDAVDSDVRGDAEYVLWGSHCGLGFRDKRHKYPPLHEIPGVDWVMNGHMHWHQPTETLGMTRWSNIGGMTRMSFAPRNQERELCAGIWTPGCEDLDRWAIPHLPFNQVFPVRPFPP; from the coding sequence ATGACTGTGTATGAGTCACAGGAGCCATATACCGGCGTCCTGTTCTTTACCGACCCGCACCTGGCGGCCACGCCGCCGTTCGAGCGGCGGGAGAACTACCTGGAGCATGTGCTCGCCAAAATTTCGGCGTGCCTGGAGCTTGCGCAAGAGCGGCAGCTTCTGCCGGTGCTGCTTGGTGATCTGTTCCACCGCAATCCCGGCGATGTACACCGTGTGCTGCGGCGCGCCTTCGAGGTCCTGGGCCCGTACGCCGGCACAAAGTTCCGGCCGTGGGTGCTGCAGGGCAACCACGACCAGTGGGAGGGCGCCAGCCCGGAGGATTCCTGCCTGACCGTGACAGCGCTTGCCGGCATGATCCACCTGATGGACACATCGGGCATCCATTGCCGCTTTGACGCGGCTGGCCATCGCGTGGCCCTGGGCGGTACGCCGTATGGCTCGCCGCATCCCGATGCAGTGGATTCTGATGTTCGCGGCGATGCCGAGTACGTGCTGTGGGGCAGCCACTGCGGCCTGGGCTTTCGTGATAAGAGGCATAAGTATCCGCCCCTGCATGAAATTCCAGGCGTGGACTGGGTAATGAACGGCCACATGCATTGGCACCAACCTACGGAAACCCTCGGCATGACGCGCTGGTCCAACATCGGCGGCATGACGCGCATGTCCTTTGCCCCGCGCAACCAGGAGCGCGAGCTGTGCGCCGGAATCTGGACGCCGGGCTGCGAAGACCTTGATCGATGGGCTATTCCGCATCTTCCCTTCAATCAAGTCTTTCCGGTCAGGCCTTTTCCACCGTAA
- a CDS encoding MarR family winged helix-turn-helix transcriptional regulator, whose translation MGDEKMRFNQMLEALMAFVDAINASHSRGVRFGTDIRIHPAEIHTIAAIGMNQGISLTRLAENLKISKPTLSERIKILVGKGLVEKRKNPEDRKAVTLWLTPEGKKADQHHTLHHEELYATFRQYFGEESSQKIDLFTRSFQELMLFGKDADGHD comes from the coding sequence ATGGGCGATGAGAAAATGCGGTTCAATCAGATGTTGGAAGCGTTGATGGCATTTGTCGACGCTATCAACGCAAGCCATTCCAGAGGGGTGCGTTTCGGGACGGATATCCGCATTCATCCGGCGGAAATCCACACCATCGCCGCCATAGGCATGAATCAGGGAATCAGTCTGACCAGGCTTGCCGAGAATCTGAAAATTTCCAAACCCACCCTCTCGGAGCGCATCAAAATTCTCGTGGGAAAAGGCCTGGTGGAAAAGCGGAAGAACCCCGAAGACCGGAAAGCGGTGACCCTCTGGCTGACCCCGGAGGGCAAGAAGGCAGACCAGCACCACACCCTGCATCACGAAGAGTTGTACGCGACCTTCCGCCAGTACTTCGGCGAGGAATCATCGCAAAAAATCGACCTGTTCACCCGAAGCTTCCAGGAACTCATGTTGTTCGGCAAGGATGCCGACGGCCACGACTGA
- a CDS encoding 3'(2'),5'-bisphosphate nucleotidase CysQ family protein — MTAGARKPDDALVRMGEIAAAAGRELVVRYAVRTGLAVRYKADRTPVTDADDAAQAIIATGLAEAFPGVPVISEESALPGFEARKDWPEFFLVDPLDGTKGFVQGTGDFCVNIALVHGRYPVAGVIFLPLTGELFAGGPELGAWRIPDGESPLSLHPQPVRPEERIVLTSRARRTPRLDAYMAGKPYLGKLHVGGAVKFCMLASGFGQIYPCFHPTSEWDTAAGQALLEGAGGSVRDLHGDRFRYNKPSLENEFFVAGI; from the coding sequence ATGACGGCAGGCGCGCGCAAACCGGACGATGCCCTTGTGCGCATGGGCGAGATAGCTGCGGCCGCCGGTCGTGAGCTGGTCGTCCGGTACGCCGTGCGGACCGGCCTGGCCGTGCGCTACAAGGCGGACAGGACTCCGGTGACCGATGCCGACGACGCGGCCCAGGCGATCATCGCGACCGGGCTGGCCGAGGCGTTCCCCGGCGTGCCCGTCATCTCGGAGGAGTCCGCGCTCCCAGGCTTCGAGGCGCGCAAGGACTGGCCCGAGTTCTTCCTGGTCGATCCTCTGGACGGCACCAAGGGCTTTGTCCAGGGCACCGGCGATTTCTGCGTGAACATCGCCCTGGTGCACGGGCGATACCCCGTGGCCGGCGTCATCTTCTTGCCGCTTACAGGCGAGCTCTTTGCCGGCGGTCCGGAGCTCGGCGCATGGCGCATCCCAGACGGCGAATCGCCTTTGAGCCTGCATCCGCAGCCTGTGCGGCCGGAAGAGCGCATCGTGCTTACCAGCCGCGCCAGGCGTACCCCCAGATTGGACGCCTACATGGCGGGCAAGCCGTACCTCGGAAAGCTCCACGTGGGCGGAGCCGTGAAGTTCTGCATGCTCGCCTCGGGCTTCGGCCAGATCTACCCCTGCTTCCACCCCACCTCGGAATGGGACACCGCCGCCGGGCAGGCCCTGCTGGAAGGGGCCGGCGGCAGTGTTCGCGATCTTCACGGCGACCGCTTCCGTTACAACAAGCCGAGCCTGGAGAACGAGTTCTTCGTGGCCGGGATTTGA
- a CDS encoding HDOD domain-containing protein: MKLADDLRGPNGRMLLPKHTVLDESHLRIITIWGVTEANIEGYDQSTCAAASIEALDPTILAKSDRFAQRLFRFCDKNDPVVQELCRLATLRTAADLTAGKHVPDVDEVQDLPALPDSELLSPPLPESVAQVVSQEVQLATFPDIYFQVMRVLENPNSSSAQVANVVSKDPSLTTRLMQLVNSPFYGLHSKIDSIARATTIVGSQELSILTLGITVLQYFEDIPPDFFNMKRFWTHSIASGIYAKLIASRLPGFFEERYFMLGLIHDIGRLVIFKTFPHAALEVFRLAMGAPCLIHKAERTILGFDHTEVAEAMLEAWDFPDSLRGVIGCHHDPVSDDKELDCAVLHVADVLARALRSGYRGKFSVSTLSAEAWERLGLSISDIAPLASQADHMIDDIVLSFLPGGNF, from the coding sequence ATGAAACTCGCCGATGACCTCCGGGGGCCGAACGGCCGCATGCTCCTGCCCAAGCATACGGTCCTTGATGAATCGCATCTACGGATTATCACCATCTGGGGCGTCACCGAGGCCAACATCGAGGGCTACGACCAAAGCACCTGCGCCGCCGCTTCCATCGAGGCTCTCGATCCGACTATTCTCGCCAAGAGCGACCGTTTCGCCCAGCGGCTGTTCCGTTTCTGCGACAAGAACGACCCCGTCGTGCAGGAGCTCTGCCGCCTTGCCACGCTGCGCACTGCAGCGGACCTGACAGCAGGAAAACACGTGCCGGACGTGGACGAGGTGCAGGACCTTCCCGCCCTGCCCGACTCCGAGCTTCTGAGCCCACCCCTGCCGGAAAGCGTGGCGCAGGTGGTATCCCAGGAGGTGCAGCTTGCCACCTTCCCGGATATCTACTTCCAGGTCATGCGCGTTCTGGAGAACCCGAACAGCTCCTCGGCCCAGGTCGCCAACGTGGTCAGCAAGGACCCGAGCCTGACCACCCGGCTCATGCAGCTCGTGAACAGCCCCTTCTACGGCCTGCACTCCAAAATCGACTCGATCGCCCGCGCCACCACCATCGTCGGCTCCCAGGAGCTGTCCATCCTCACCCTGGGGATAACCGTGCTCCAGTACTTCGAGGATATTCCGCCGGACTTCTTCAACATGAAGCGCTTCTGGACCCATTCCATCGCTTCCGGCATCTACGCAAAGCTCATCGCCTCGCGCCTGCCCGGCTTTTTCGAGGAACGCTATTTCATGCTCGGGCTGATCCACGACATCGGCCGGCTCGTCATCTTCAAGACATTCCCCCACGCCGCCCTGGAGGTCTTCCGGCTTGCCATGGGGGCGCCATGCCTCATCCATAAGGCGGAGCGCACCATCCTGGGCTTCGACCACACCGAGGTTGCCGAGGCCATGCTTGAGGCCTGGGACTTCCCGGACAGCCTGCGCGGCGTCATCGGTTGCCACCACGATCCTGTTTCGGACGACAAGGAGCTGGACTGCGCAGTGCTCCATGTGGCAGACGTGCTGGCACGCGCTCTGCGCAGCGGCTACCGTGGCAAGTTCTCCGTGTCCACGCTCTCGGCCGAGGCGTGGGAGCGACTCGGCCTCTCGATCTCGGATATCGCGCCACTGGCCAGCCAGGCCGACCACATGATCGACGATATCGTCCTCAGCTTCCTGCCCGGGGGAAACTTTTAA
- the icd gene encoding NADP-dependent isocitrate dehydrogenase: MNPTVYYIEGDGIGPEVWKAARPVIDAAVEKTYGDGRRLEWNELLAGEKAYEATGSYLPEETLETLKTATLAMKGPLTTPVGKGFRSLNVTMRQTLDLYACIRPVRYFQGIESPVKSPENVDVVVFRENTEDVYAGIEYAAESAEAARLIAFLREELGAEVDPSSGVGIKPICAWRSKRLVRKAIRFALDNGRKSVTLVHKGNIMKYTEGAFRQWGYDLAAEEFGDVTIPESAGENAGDRVVINDRIADAMFQEALIRPEQYDVLATTNLNGDYLSDALAAQVGGLGLAPGVNMSDDLAFFEPTHGTAPTIAGQDKANPGSLVLSGAMLLAHIGWTEAADRIHKAVDMVIGAKTVTIDLATQIKGSKTVGCTEFGELLLAQL; encoded by the coding sequence ATGAATCCGACAGTGTATTACATCGAAGGGGACGGTATCGGCCCCGAGGTCTGGAAAGCGGCGCGCCCCGTCATCGACGCCGCCGTAGAGAAGACGTATGGCGACGGCCGCCGTCTGGAATGGAACGAGCTGCTTGCCGGCGAAAAAGCGTATGAAGCAACGGGTTCCTATCTGCCCGAGGAGACGCTGGAAACGCTGAAAACCGCGACCCTGGCCATGAAGGGCCCGCTGACCACTCCGGTGGGCAAGGGCTTCCGCAGCCTGAACGTGACCATGCGCCAGACCCTGGACCTGTACGCCTGCATCCGCCCGGTGCGCTACTTCCAGGGCATCGAGTCTCCGGTCAAAAGTCCGGAAAATGTGGATGTGGTCGTGTTCCGCGAAAATACGGAAGATGTCTACGCCGGCATCGAGTACGCGGCAGAGTCGGCCGAGGCCGCCAGGCTCATCGCCTTCCTGCGCGAGGAGCTCGGCGCCGAGGTGGACCCCTCCAGCGGCGTGGGCATCAAGCCTATCTGCGCGTGGCGGTCCAAACGCTTGGTGCGCAAGGCCATCCGCTTTGCCCTGGACAACGGCCGCAAGTCCGTGACCCTGGTGCACAAGGGCAACATCATGAAGTACACCGAGGGCGCCTTCCGGCAGTGGGGCTACGACCTGGCCGCCGAGGAGTTCGGCGACGTGACCATTCCCGAGTCTGCCGGCGAGAATGCCGGGGACCGCGTGGTCATCAACGACCGTATCGCCGACGCCATGTTCCAGGAAGCCCTGATCCGGCCGGAGCAGTACGATGTGCTTGCCACCACCAACCTCAACGGCGACTACCTCTCCGACGCCCTGGCAGCCCAGGTCGGCGGCCTCGGCCTCGCGCCGGGCGTCAACATGTCGGACGACCTCGCCTTCTTCGAGCCAACCCATGGCACCGCGCCCACCATTGCCGGGCAGGACAAGGCCAACCCGGGCAGCCTCGTGCTCTCCGGCGCCATGCTCCTGGCCCACATCGGCTGGACCGAAGCGGCCGACCGCATCCACAAGGCCGTGGACATGGTCATCGGCGCCAAGACCGTCACCATAGATCTGGCCACCCAGATCAAGGGTTCGAAAACGGTAGGCTGCACCGAGTTCGGCGAGCTGCTCCTGGCGCAGCTCTAG
- a CDS encoding HD-GYP domain-containing protein: protein MTSSDANATSPLTGKDFFHVSPMLLFPETMNDFSVYLKHESGYTLYCHADERFTEKHRRLLYENGVAEVYVQLKEKDQFERYLEDHLGEILTNEALPLKERSRVLYSVSSSLVEETFRTRLPSSIKRESFERVTAMVRKGTEFLSHKDSLRAMASLISNHYQTYTHSVHVFVYATAMLQAYDLPREELVQVGLGAVLHDIGKSSIPRRILDKPGRLDREERELINTHPVQGVSLCATMPLAQTALNCILFHHERMDGKGYPSGMPAENIPLPVRVVTVCDTYDALTSDRPYAPALEPYAALKLMRDEMNGAFDLDVFKRLIGVLSDSRIV from the coding sequence ATGACCTCGTCCGACGCCAACGCCACCTCCCCGCTCACGGGCAAGGATTTTTTCCACGTTTCGCCCATGCTCCTTTTTCCGGAGACTATGAACGACTTCAGCGTCTATCTGAAGCACGAGAGCGGCTACACCCTGTACTGCCATGCGGACGAGCGGTTCACGGAGAAGCATCGCCGGCTGCTGTACGAGAACGGCGTGGCCGAGGTCTATGTTCAGCTCAAGGAGAAGGACCAGTTCGAGCGCTATCTGGAAGACCACCTCGGCGAGATACTGACCAACGAGGCCCTGCCGCTCAAGGAGCGCTCCCGCGTGCTCTACTCGGTGTCCTCGTCCCTGGTGGAGGAGACCTTCCGCACCCGGCTGCCGTCGTCCATCAAGCGCGAGTCCTTCGAACGCGTCACCGCCATGGTCCGCAAGGGCACGGAGTTCCTCTCCCACAAGGACTCACTGCGAGCCATGGCCTCGCTTATATCCAACCACTACCAGACCTACACGCACTCGGTGCACGTGTTTGTGTACGCCACAGCCATGCTCCAGGCGTACGACCTGCCCCGGGAGGAGCTTGTCCAGGTGGGCCTCGGCGCCGTGCTGCACGATATCGGCAAGTCGTCCATTCCCAGGCGCATTCTGGACAAACCCGGCCGCCTGGACCGCGAGGAGCGCGAGCTCATCAATACGCATCCTGTGCAAGGCGTCTCCCTGTGCGCCACCATGCCCCTGGCCCAGACGGCGCTCAACTGCATCCTCTTCCACCACGAGCGCATGGACGGCAAAGGCTATCCGTCCGGCATGCCGGCAGAGAACATTCCGCTGCCTGTCCGGGTGGTCACGGTGTGCGATACGTACGACGCCCTGACCTCCGACAGACCCTATGCCCCGGCCCTGGAGCCCTACGCGGCGCTCAAGCTGATGCGCGACGAGATGAACGGCGCCTTTGATCTGGACGTGTTCAAGCGGCTCATCGGCGTGCTGTCGGACTCAAGGATCGTATGA
- a CDS encoding HD-GYP domain-containing protein, producing MSESNSAAAAQKLIPISPMMIFPSTMGQFSVYLRQDDKYVLYSGKNERFTERHREALHDIGVSQVFILPQHKELYDRYVEENLGRILNDEDLPLRERAGVLYNASVELMRDTFETSLPMPLGHKQFERLTELVRYSASFLTMERALKAVAGFISHDYKTFTHSVQVFVYVLSILSTYDLDKETLVQSGLGAILHDLGKARIPKYILYKPGSLTDEEREQVNAHPVLGVSMCAQLPLSSHATNTILFHHERMDGKGYPTKLKGEDIPLCVRVASVCDVYDMLITNKPYAQALRPYEALKMMRDGMKGAFDLDVYKRLITVLSGAEII from the coding sequence ATGAGCGAATCCAATTCTGCGGCCGCAGCGCAGAAGCTGATACCCATATCCCCCATGATGATCTTCCCCAGCACCATGGGGCAGTTCAGCGTCTATCTCCGACAGGACGACAAGTACGTCCTGTACTCCGGAAAGAACGAGCGGTTCACCGAGCGCCACCGCGAGGCTCTGCACGATATCGGCGTCAGCCAGGTGTTCATCCTGCCCCAGCACAAGGAGCTGTACGACCGCTACGTGGAGGAAAACCTGGGCCGCATCCTGAACGACGAGGACCTGCCCTTGCGCGAGCGCGCCGGCGTGCTCTACAACGCCTCGGTAGAGCTCATGCGCGATACCTTCGAGACCAGCCTGCCCATGCCCCTGGGCCATAAGCAGTTCGAGCGCCTCACCGAGCTCGTTCGCTACTCAGCCTCTTTTCTGACCATGGAGCGCGCGCTCAAGGCCGTGGCCGGCTTCATCTCCCACGACTACAAGACCTTCACCCACAGCGTGCAGGTTTTCGTCTATGTGCTCTCCATTCTCTCCACGTACGATCTGGACAAGGAGACCCTGGTGCAGAGCGGGCTGGGCGCCATCCTGCACGACCTGGGCAAGGCCAGGATTCCCAAGTACATCCTGTACAAGCCGGGCTCCCTGACGGACGAGGAGCGCGAGCAGGTGAACGCGCACCCCGTGCTCGGCGTCTCCATGTGCGCGCAACTCCCTCTTTCGTCCCACGCCACCAACACCATCCTCTTCCACCACGAGCGTATGGACGGCAAAGGCTACCCCACAAAGCTCAAGGGCGAGGACATCCCCCTGTGCGTGCGCGTGGCCTCGGTGTGCGACGTGTACGACATGCTCATCACCAACAAGCCGTACGCCCAGGCGCTGCGGCCTTACGAGGCGTTGAAGATGATGCGGGACGGCATGAAGGGCGCCTTCGACCTGGACGTGTACAAGCGGCTCATCACCGTCCTGAGCGGCGCGGAGATCATCTGA